The Bacillus sp. FJAT-27916 genomic interval CATTAGAAGGCGTGTACCGGAATCATTGGATTTAATTTTGACCCCATTTTTGACACTGCTTGTGATGATTGTTTTATCCCTGCTTGTTATCGGGCCAATCTTCCATACGGTTGAGAATGGTATTTTGACTGCCGCAAAAGCTGTCCTTTCATGGCCATTTGGCATCAGCGGGCTGATTATTGGCGGCTTGAACCAGATCATCGTGATTACAGGTGTCCACCATGTCTTTAATATGCTCGAGATCCAGCTGCTTGCTGAATTCCAGAGTAATCCTTATAATGCCATCGTCACCTGTGCAGTCGCTGCCCAGGGTGGTGCGACATTAGCGGTTGCCATGAAGACAAAATCAACGAAACTGAAGGCGTTAGGTTTCCCATCCGCCTTATCAGCATTCTTAGGAATTACAGAGCCAGCCTTGTTTGGGGTTAATTTACGCTACGGGAAACCATTTATTATGGGTCTAATCGGCGGGGCTGTCGGCGGCTTTCTGGCCTCTCTATTCCAATTGGAGGCAACGGGAATGGCGGTAACAGTAATCCCAGGGACATTGCTTTATTTGAACGGACAGCTTCTTGCGTATATTTTGGTGAACCTTGTTTCAATTGCAGTAGCGTTCGCACTCACCTGGATGTTTGGCTATTCAGATAAGATGAAGAAGGAAATCGAACAATAATAAACGAAAGGCAGGCGAGTGTCGTTCTGCCTTTTATTCATAAAAAAATGAGTGAGGATGGTTATACCATGTCAGAGAATGATCAGCTGCTGCGGCTATGGGCGCGGGAAGTGACGGATAAATATCATAAAACAGTACAGCAAGACCCTTATCGGCTGCACTACCATCTCATGCCGCCAGTTGGACTGTTGAATGACCCGAATGGATTGATTCAGTTTAAGGGTGTATACCATGTCTTTTATCAATGGAATCCATTTGAAACAGCCCATGGCGCAAAGTTCTGGGGACATTACACATCAAGGGACCTGCTGCATTGGCAGGAGGAGCCAATCGCGCTTGCCCCGAGTGAATGGTATGACAAAAATGGCTGCTATTCCGGGAGTGCGATTGAATGGGAGGGGAAAATGTATCTCTTCTATACCGGGAATGTGAAGCAAGCAGACGGGGCGCGGGAAACCTATCAATGTCTAGCTGTTTCAGAGGATGGCATTCACTTTGAGAAGGTTGGGCCTGTTTTGCAGCTTCCGAAAGGCTATACCGCTCATTTTCGTGATCCGAAGGTATGGAGGCAGGGTGACCGATGGTTCATGGTTCTAGGTGCACAAACTGTTAAGGAGCAAGGAGCTGTCGCCCTCTTCCACTCAAAGGATTTATATGAATGGGAGGAGGCCGGGACGATAGCTGGCAGCGGACTGAATGGATTAGATGATTTCGGCTATATGTGGGAATGTCCGGACCTCATTCACTTAGATGGAAAGGACATTCTTCTTGTATCTCCGCAAGGCTTGGAGGCTAGTGGGCGTGACTATCAAAATCTCTTTCAATCCGGTTATTTTGCCGGGGAATTTGATGAAAGGGAGTTTGCCTAT includes:
- a CDS encoding sucrose-6-phosphate hydrolase, producing MSENDQLLRLWAREVTDKYHKTVQQDPYRLHYHLMPPVGLLNDPNGLIQFKGVYHVFYQWNPFETAHGAKFWGHYTSRDLLHWQEEPIALAPSEWYDKNGCYSGSAIEWEGKMYLFYTGNVKQADGARETYQCLAVSEDGIHFEKVGPVLQLPKGYTAHFRDPKVWRQGDRWFMVLGAQTVKEQGAVALFHSKDLYEWEEAGTIAGSGLNGLDDFGYMWECPDLIHLDGKDILLVSPQGLEASGRDYQNLFQSGYFAGEFDEREFAYEHGPFTELDRGFDFYAPQTFMDDTGRTILYGWMGMTDEAEQHQPTISHRWVHALTMPRELHFENGCLYQSPLNEMKGLRENKVQAELVLDGAGQFPPPIGGKSIELMIELLELQGGKFTITLRNSAELIYDANKNEVILKRRNVKTGALESRTCVISSLSRIHVFLDHSSLEIFLNGGEKVFTARYFPKPDDESIAFSGEAVVRVEKWDLQGFVVD